The following proteins are encoded in a genomic region of Diadema setosum chromosome 10, eeDiaSeto1, whole genome shotgun sequence:
- the LOC140234190 gene encoding uncharacterized protein, with the protein MDFGNFDDDLFAKERPKTKKTPQSDYKPREITPQWFLDEQAPVRDDPIEQMQLFIHRGDHHYYLGAWGAAQDAYARALEHVAPNNPTMRRLLLECLARCQHWDGDHKVAMETGKRLLAESTSEDQLFGAHSLLSLLCQAAGDDTGVIKSLKFCLAVRPSSVQHQIRLAKAYLRLASRADCCQQPSNHAKVLPSEQPSNLVINGWAPACKTLTNSEDASRPQAAGDQQNMNAVADGANSTCAPLRGRSPSTGQPASHEKKWSSPKHAYCHGNPSGDGIQERTQKVPTGCNYTVPPAVNSNASCSKPAYVPAHGTLPGNVRLEALTDAASRGAGGCPLPDSESVAVATIQSLSLKDEDRRERCPPLLGSGERSLSEEDGETSKRLILEAAACLVRAQLLLTSIQSIAISFAKKRNSELLAEVEELLDSLPLDRCVLQEICDQTAESLPGKGAFK; encoded by the exons ATGGACTTTGGAAACTTTGATGATGATCTGTTTGCTAAGGAGAGACCAAAAACCAAGAAGACTCCTCAGTCTGACTACAAGCCAAGGGAAATTACACCTCAG TGGTTCCTCGATGAGCAAGCACCAGTGCGCGATGACCCCATTGAGCAAATGCAGCTCTTCATCCACCGAGGCGACCACCACTACTACCTCGGTGCGTGGGGGGCAGCACAGGATGCCTACGCCAGAGCTTTGGAGCATGTTGCCCCTAACAACCCCACCATGAGACGCCTCCTCCTGGAGTGTCTGGCGCGATGTCAACATTGGGATGGGGACCACaaggttgccatggaaactggaaAGAGATTG CTGGCAGAATCCACCAGCGAGGATCAGCTGTTTGGAGCGCACAGCCTTCTGTCATTACTATGTCAGGCTGCAGGAGATGACACTG GTGTCATTAAGAGCCTTAAGTTTTGCCTGGCTGTGCGGCCATCCAGTGTTCAGCATCAGATCCGATTGGCAAAGGCCTACCTCAGGCTGGCTTCTAGAGCAGATTGTTGCCAGCAACCTTCTAATCATGCCAAAGTCTTGCCTTCTGAGCAACCAAGCAATCTAGTGATCAATGGCTGGGCACCAGCCTGCAAGACACTGACAAACTCTGAAGACGCTTCAAGGCCTCAAGCCGCAGGTGACCAACAAAATATGAATGCTGTTGCAGATGGAGCAAACTCCACTTGTGCACCCCTCAGAGGCCGGTCTCCATCTACTGGTCAGCCTGCTTCTCATGAAAAGAAGTGGTCTTCTCCAAAGCATGCATACTGTCACGGAAATCCGAGTGGTGATGGTATTCAAGAAAGAACGCAAAAGGTTCCAACAGGATGCAACTACACTGTACCTCCGGCAGTAAACTCAAATGCCAGTTGCAGCAAACCTGCTTATGTACCAGCCCATGGGACTTTGCCTGGCAATGTGAGATTGGAAGCTTTGACTGATGCTGCATCACGTGGTGCTGGAGGATGCCCACTGCCAGACAGCGAGTCAGTTGCTGTAGCAACCATACAGTCCTTGTCTTTGAAGGATGAGGATAGGAGAGAGAGATGCCCTCCGTTGTTGGGGTCTGGGGAACGCTCCCTCTCGGAGGAGGATGGGGAAACATCCAAAAGACTCATTCTAGAAGCTGCTGCATGTCTTGTGAGAGCTCA ATTGCTCCTGACGTCCATACAAAGCATTGCCATATCATTTGCAAAGAAGAGAAACTCTGAGCTTCTGGCAGAG GTGGAGGAATTACTTGACTCACTGCCACTTGATCGGTGTGTGCTCCAGGAAATCTGTGATCAAACAGCAGAAAGTCTTCCAGGGAAGGGAGCCTTCAAATGA